GTTCCCTCGGCTGCCCCTTCGCCATTCGCCCGGCCGACCCTCCCGTCTCTAGAATAGAACACGGACACGCCCTGAACCGGGACGCGTGAAGAACAATAAAAAGGCCCTTCTGCACCTCACCATCACGTGATGTCTgtgtttgaagtgtgtgtgttttgaggggCGTGTGAGGGTGACCCCGAGTATTCGCGTGTGTCTGCAGCTCCTGTCCCACTGCATCCTGGTCAGCCTGGCCTGCTACATGAAGGACGACTTCACCCCGGCGGCGCATGCGGCCATGGACAAGTTCCTCTCCGCCTTCTCGGCAGTCCTGTCGGAGAAGTACCGATAGGAGCGCCACCTCCTGCTTACTTCCAGTAAATAACTTGCTGTTGACACGCACATAGTTTtctattaaatgtttttaaagtcaCACGGCTTCTTGTGTTGTGTCATTTGTCAGTTGTGGACGGCGGACAGCGACCCCTGGCGGAGAACCAGAGACATGTTGATGTGTAGAGATGAGGTAGAAGAACAACTCTCGACTGAAgcatgatctcctacaagcaacaTGTAGTACTGTATTAGTACTGAGCACAGATGTCATGgtttcatggaaataaagataattctgcaataaacggtTCATATAaatcagaaatattttatttgtgtcgTGTTAAAAAACATGGTTTTTGACTTTGAGACTTTGGTGCAGTTCTGCACAAAAAAGccttaaataaaatacataatgtgCGTTTACATTTATTGGTCAAAATAGGTGGAATATTTTATGACGACATTGTTATTGGTTTTATTAGcgttattgttatattgtttttattagaataatactttattttatattgtattattaatatattaattatatattttagaaTAATTACAATGATTGTCGGTGTTTTAACGACCTGACttagtttgtgtgtgatttacaAGTTGAATCCAGCTGTGAAATTTTATTAtcaattttttcacatttcacaccaaACACTTCAGTTTCACCAGTTAATTTCCTTTAATGGTTCAATTAGACAGAAACTAAATAATGGATCATCATAGTAATAacattatgatgatgattatttcCTGATTAATGGTACTGTTTAGTCAGGGCGGACACCACCACGGCCAGGAACTTCTGCCAGGCGGCCTGGACGCGGGGGGTGAAGGTGGCGCCCATCCTGGCCGCAACCACGATGGTGATGCAGTCGGCCAGCAGCTGAGGAGAAAAGATAGAACAAGAAATAGGAATAAGATCATAATAGCGCTATTATAGTATAATAAGAAAGCGAATAATGGTAATTATTATTAGAAACAGAGATACCCGGAAGTTGTCCGGGTCCACATGCAGCTTCTCGGAGTGCAGAACGCTCAGGTCAGCGTAGGTGCTCTtgatgttctccatgttcttcATGGCCCGGTCCAGACCGTGCAGCACAACCACGCCGTGCGCCGCCACCAGCGGGTTGTTCTGGATCGACTCCGCGTTGTAGAGGTTCCCGAAACGGGCGAAGTAGCGCTGACACCAGGGATACACGATCAGGCACCTGCGGGGTTACAAGCAGGAGTGAGGGGTGGAGACCCCTGGAGAGGCCAGAACCTGCGAGGTGGAGACCCCTGGAGAGGTCAGAACCTGTGAGGTGGAGACCCCTGGAGAGGCCAGAACCTGTGAGGTGGAGACCCCTGGAGAGGTTAGAA
Above is a genomic segment from Denticeps clupeoides chromosome 8, fDenClu1.1, whole genome shotgun sequence containing:
- the hbbe2 gene encoding hemoglobin beta embryonic-2, whose protein sequence is MVQWSDEERTIIQDIFSKMDYEDVGPRALARCLIVYPWCQRYFARFGNLYNAESIQNNPLVAAHGVVVLHGLDRAMKNMENIKSTYADLSVLHSEKLHVDPDNFRLLADCITIVVAARMGATFTPRVQAAWQKFLAVVVSALTKQYH